The segment CCACGAATCCACCACGATGTAGACGATGTTGAGTGGCGCAGTCGCCGCCGTGCAGTGCAGCGGTTTTTTGGGATAGTCGAGCGCGCTGCTGCTGTCGACCTGGCCCAGCAGGCTGGCGGCCTTGGGATCGGCCCAGCCATTGTCGATAAACCAGCGATCCGCGGTGAGCGGTTTGTAGGCGGGCAGGAAGCGGATCTGTTTGGTGATGGGCGTGTAGCTGTTGGCATCGGCCCAGGCATAGAAGATATTTTGCGCGAGGAAGATGGCCAGCAACGGCAGGCTGACGATATAACCCAGTGAGCCGCCGGGGGTGGCGATTACAAAGCGCCAGATGCGCTGGCTTAACCATAACTGGAGGGCGATGAGCGCCACTACAAACAGGCCCAGCATGGCCCACAAGAATGCCGAGAAGGTAAAGATCTCTTCCGCCGCGCCGCCCAGCAACAGGTTCATCACCATGCCGTTAAAGTGGAAGCGGTATTGATGGAAGATGAAGGTATCCAGCGTGATGCCGGTGATCAGCACCAGCGCCAGCCCGATGCCGAGCGCAAAGATGAAGGGCTTTTTCGGCACCAAAAAAATGGGCAGGAACAACAGCGCGGCACAGACAAAGGCCACGGAAGAAAAGTGACCGATAAACGCCAGGATGCTGAAGGTGATCGCGTGTTCGCCAGCGGGAAACTGCACCGCGCCCAGATAGCGCAGCGCAATCAACAGGGCAATCAGGCTGTTGGCGAGAAAAAACCAGCCGGCCCAGCGCAGCAGCTCGCCGCGGCCTGGTGGCGTTGCGGCGGGACTGATGATGTGGGTTTTTGCGGAAGACGACATGTTTGGCAATTGATAGTTAGGCAACGGATAGTTAGGCGATGGGTGCTCAGGCGGCGTGTGTCGGTGGAATGACTGCCGGCACGCTGCGGACTAGCCAAGCACCTTGCGTAAGGCGGCGGCAAACTGTTCGATATCGGCATCGGTCTTGGTCTCGGTGGCACACACCAGCAGCGCATTGCCTAGCTCCGGGTAGTCTGCTGCCAGGTCGAAGCCGCCGAGAATGCCCAGGCGATCCAGTTCGACCAGCACCTCGGCGGCCGGTTTGGGCAGCCGGAGTACGGCCTCGTGAAAATACGGGCGATTGAATATCAGCTCGACGCCAGCGATGGCGCCCAGGGCCTCGGCCAGCTTGCGGGTGTTGGCGTGGCTGTGGGCCGCGGTCTGCTGCAATCCCTGCTGGCCGACTAACGCCAGATAGATGGTGGCGGCGGTGGTCAGCAGGCCCTGGTTGGTACAGATGTTGGAGGTGGCCTTGGAGCGGCGGATATGTTGTTCGCGGGCCTGCAGGGTCAATACGTAACCGCTTTTTCCTTCCAGGTCGGTGGTGCGTCCGATGATGCGGCCGGGCATCTGGCGTACATGTTGCTGCGCGCAGCACATGAAACCGAAATAGGGCCCGCCGGAGGCCAGCGGCGCGCCCAGCGGCTGACCTTCGCCACAGACGATGTCGGCGCCCTCGCCGTTACCCCATTCACCGGGCGGCTTGATCAGGGCCATGGCGGTGGGATTGACCACCGCGATCACCAGGGCGCCGTGCTGTTGCGCCCAGTCGGTGAGCGCATCGGCATCTTCCAGGCTGCCGAAAAAGTTGGGTTGTGGAATCACCAGCGCGGTGATGTCGCCGGGCTCGGCCGGCAGGCTGGCCGGGTCGATATGGCCACCCTGCCTGTCATAATCCACTAATTCCAGTTTGATACCCTGATGCCGCACGATGGTGTTGACCACGCTGCGATAGGTTGGATGCACGGTAGCGGGCATCAGGATGCGTTTGGATTTTGATTTGCGGTTGGCGCGCACGGCCATCAGTACCGCCTCGGCCAGGGCGGAGGCGCCATCGTATAGCGAGGCATTGGAGACATCCATGGCGGTCAGCTCGGCCATCATGGTCTGGAATTCATACAGTAGCTGCAGGGTGCCCTGGCTGGCCTCGGCCTGATAGGGCGTATAGGCGGTATAAAATTCACCGCGGGTGGTGAGCTGCCATACGGCGGCGGGGATGTGGTGCTCGTAGGCGCCGGCGCCGAGAAACGACAGCGGTTGCGTGTCTTTGGCGGCACACTCCTGCAGCAGGCGGTTGACGGCCATTTCGTTGCGCCCGGCGGGTATCCTGTCCAGCGATGTGGCGCGCAGCCCGGACGGGATTTCATCGAACAGGTCTTCGATGCTGTCGGCGCCAATCGTTGCGAGCATTTCGCGGGTATCATCGTCGGTGTGGGGGATAAATGGCATTGCAGTGTCTACTTTATGTTGGAGTTTGGAAAGGACGGAGCGCTGGTGTCTTGCTGAGCTTTGTCTAGCTAAACTATATTTAGCTGAGCTATGTCTTAATGCTCTTCGTCGGCGATGAATTCGGCATAGGCCTCGGCATCCATCAGCTCGTCGACCTCACCGGCGTCCTCGGGTTGCATTTTGAACATCCAGCCGGTGTCAAAGGGATCCTGATTGATGGTTTCAGGGGTCTCGGTCAGGTCTTCATTGATGGCGATGACCTCGCCCGAAATCGGGCTGTAGACATCGGAGGCGGCCTTTACCGATTCCACCACGGCGCATTCGTCGCCGGCGGTGTAATTGGCCTCGATCTCGGGCAGTTCAATAAACACCATGTCGCCCAGCAGCTCCTGGGCGTGGTCGGTAATGCCGACGGTGACGCTGCCATCGGCCTCGGTGCGTACCCACTCGTGGCTTTTGGTGTATCTCAATTCATTTGGCACGTTGCTCATGGCAATCTCCTGTTTGTTTTGTTTGGCTTATTAATGGTTATTCTGTGCAGGCCTTGCCATTGCGGGCAAAGGGATATTTTACGATACGGGCGGCCAGTTGCTTGCCGCGGATCTCTACCTGACAGCGATCCTGCGTGGTCGCCGGGACCCGGGCCAGGGCGATGGATTTGCCCAGGGTGGGGGAAAAACTGCCGCTGGTGATTTCGCCCTCGCCCTGCCCGGTGACCACCCTTTGGTGGGCGCGTAACACGCCGCGGTCCTCGAGGATCAGGCCCACGAGCCGGAAGGCGGGTCCGTCGGCCCGCTGTTTTTCGAGGGCGGCGCGACCGATGAAGTCACGCTCCTGAGGTTCGAAGGCCACCGTCCAGCCAAGGCCGGCCTCCAGTGGGCTGATGTCTTCATTCATATCCTGGCCGTAAAGGTTCATGCCCGCCTCCAGGCGCAGGGTGTCGCGTGCACCTAGCCCGATGGGGTGGACGCCGGCGGCGAGCAGGGCGTCCCAGGTGGCGCCGGCCTGCTCGGCGGGCACCATGATTTCATAACCGTCTTCGCCGGTGTAGCCGGTGCGGGCGACGTACCATTCGCCGCATTCGATGGCAAAAAAGGGCCTGAGTTCCCGCGCGGGATCGAGCGTTGCGCCGAGCGCGGCGTGGGCCTTGTCGCGGGCGTTGGGTCCCTGCACCGCGATCATCGCCAGATCGTCACGCTCGCGGATCTCGACCCCGCTGCCCTTTTTGTTGGCACTGATGGCCTGCGCGGTAATCCAGGCCAGGTCCTTGTCGCGGGTGGCGGCGTTGACCACCATGCGATACCAGCTGTCATTCATAAAATAGACGATCAGGTCGTCGATGACCCCGCCCCGCTCGTTGAGCAGGCAGGAATACAGGGCCTTGCCGGGGGTTTGGGTGCGGGCCACGTCGTTGGCAAGCAGATGGCGCAGGAAGGCGGTGACCCCGGCGCCGGTGAGGTCCAGTACCACCATGTGGGAGACGTCAAACATGCCGGCGTCCGTGCGCACCTGATGGTGTTCCTCAAGCTGGGAGCCGTAATGGATGGGCATCTCCCAGCCGGCAAAATCCACGATTTTGGCATTGGCGGCGAGATGCCGGTCGTACAATGGCGTGCGTTGGGGCGTGCGCTGGACGGCTGATAGTGCCTGGGACATGCGGGTTAACCTCTGGTGTCGTGGCACGGTGTTGTGGCACGATTTTTAAACAAAAAAGTGGCGGTGTCTGTCTGTGTTGCCACCCCTCTGTCCGTGGTGCCTGAGAGCTTGAGCCCCTTCGGCGGACTGTTTGGCCTGGGCGGCCTCAGTCTCTCTCCAGAGTCAGCTATTGTCGGTCTGCGGTCCATTTGCCTGAGCGATTCCGGGCGGTTGCGCCTTCGGCGGTGGTCTCGGCCCTTGCGACGTCTATCGCCAACAGAGGATCGGGTTCCACACTCTCCCGCAGCGATATTCAGCTGAAGCGCGGATTATACTGCCAGTGAAAGGGAAAAACCAAGACGTGCCGGGTGTCGGCGAGGGGTGTATCGCAGTATTGGCGGAACGAAATTGCGGGTGATGGCGTGTTGAAGGTGAGGATATCCGGAATCAGGCAGATAAAGCTTATGTGAGTGGTTCCCGCTATAGCCATGGAGGGTTGTGTCAGGCCTATCTCAGAGAGTGTTTGTGACTGATTTCTCGGTAAAAATCCGGCGGCGGGTTTATTAATGGCATTGGTAATGGCATTGGCGTCTTTAGTCGGGGCGTGGCTCTGGATGTGGTGGCTAACGTGGTGGCTAACGTGGTGGGTAACGTGGTGGGTAAATAGGTAGATAGGTGACGGATGTGTTGACGGATCATAAGAGCAACCAGAAGAGCAACCAGAAGGACAGCCCGGTATTTTTCGCCATGCGCCGGGTGCTGTCGGCGCTGGTGCTGGTCGGCCTGGCGGCCTGCGGCGTCGAGGGCCAGGATCAGACGGTGGCCGATTATGCCATCGCCTACATCAAGCGGCCGGTTGCGACACAGCTGGATCCCGATACCAACGAGCTCGTGCTGGTCCAGCCCGATGTGCGCGAGGCCATTGAGTTCAACGAGGGTGGCGACGTGTACCTGCGGGAACGCGCCTCGCCCTCGGCCAGCGAGCGGAATATCACCCTTTGTCTGACCGACCTCGATGGTGATGGCATCGGTACCGGTGATGTGCGTGACCTGGAATCCTCCTATGACGGCAGCAAGCTGATCTTCTCGCTGCGGCTGGAGGACCTGACCAACGGCGATGACATTCCGAAGTGGAATATCTATGAATATGACATCACCGTGGGAGGGTGCCCGACCCGGGTGATGGCCTCCGACAGCCTGGCGAACAAGGGTAACGATGTCGCGCCGGCCTACCTGCCCGATGGCCGCATCGTGTTCAGTTCCAGTCTGCAACGGGCCACGGGCGCGATCCTGCTCGACGAGGGCCATCAGCAGTTTCAGCCGCTGGACGAGAGCCAGAACGAGCCCGCCGTGGTGCTGCACGTGATGAGTGCCGACGGCGAAAACGTCAAGCAGATCTCCTTTAACCAGAGCCATGACCTGGATGCCAGTGTGCTGGCCAGCGGCGAGATCATCTTTTCGCGCTGGGATCACATGGGTGGGCGCAATGCCATCAATCTCTACACGGTGCGCCCCGACGGCACCGAGCTGAAGGCGCTGTATGGGGTGCATGATCACGCCGTGGGCACCGCGGGTAGCACCGTGCAGTATATGGCGCCGCGTGAATTGCCCGACGGGCAGATCCTGGTGATGATCAAACCCTTCACCGGTTCGGCCGGTGGTGGCGCCCCCGCGCGGATCAACGTGGCGGAATACGCCGACAACACCCAGCCTACCTGGCCCTACCAGCCGAGCGGCCTGAGCGGCCCGGCCCAGGTCCCGGCCATCGCGCAGGATGTCCGTACCGATGGCAGCATCTCACCCGCCGGACGTTTCCGCTCGGTGTATCCGCTGGGGGACGGTTCCAACCGCGCCCTGGTCAGCTGGTCGCAGTGCCGTCTGCATCCGACCGATCCGCTCACCGGACTGCGCCTGCCTGATGCCACTCCCACCCCCTGTCCCGACACGATCTCGGCGGGCGCCGCCGAGGCCCTGCCCGTCTACGGCATTTATGTCTATGACCTGGACAGCAACACCCAGCTGCCCGTGGTGGTGCCGCAGGAGGGTGTGATGATCGACGAGCCGGTGGTGCTGGCGCCGCGTGAGCGGCCGGTCGTACTCTACGATAAGACCCTGGGTTTTGAGCTGAACGCCACCCTGGGTGATGAAGGCGTGGGCCTGCTGCATATCCGCAGCGTTTACGATTTTGATGGCAGCTTTAACGCCCTGGGCGGTGCGGCGGCCGACCTGGCCGAGATGGCCAATCCCACACTCACCGATGCGGATGCGCGCCCCGCCCGTTTCCTGCGCATCGTCAAGGCCGCCTCCATTCCCGATGACGATGTCTATGATTTTGACAACACGGCCTTTGGTGTGAGTCGTCAACAAAAGATGCGCGAGATCATCGGTTACGCGGCGGTGGAACCGGACGGCTCGGTGCTGACCAAGGTGCCGGCCAACGTGCCCCTGGCCATCAGCGTGGTGGACAAGGACGGCCGTCGCATCGGCGGGCGGCATCAAAACTGGATCCAGCTGCGGCCTGGCGAGAGCCTGCAATGCACCGGCTGCCACACCCATACGGTGACCGCCCCGGCCCTGCCCCTGCCGCATGGCTACAGCGATGGGCCAACGCCGTTGAATGCCGGCGCGGCGACCATCGGGGGTGAATATCCCGGCGCCACCTCCGATGTGGATCCCGATCCGATGGTGGTGGGTACGGTGACACAGGTGATGGGCGAGACCATGGCCCAGGCCCGCATCCGCACCCTCTGTGAATCGACGCCGGGCCTGGGCGACATCAACTATGCGCAGATTGCCTGTCCGCAACTGAGCCCCAACGTAAACCCGGTGTTTAGCGACGTGTGGGCCAGTGGCGCCATACCCGATGTGACCAACCAGCGTTACGACGACACC is part of the Gammaproteobacteria bacterium genome and harbors:
- the gcvH gene encoding glycine cleavage system protein GcvH, yielding MSNVPNELRYTKSHEWVRTEADGSVTVGITDHAQELLGDMVFIELPEIEANYTAGDECAVVESVKAASDVYSPISGEVIAINEDLTETPETINQDPFDTGWMFKMQPEDAGEVDELMDAEAYAEFIADEEH
- the gcvPA gene encoding aminomethyl-transferring glycine dehydrogenase subunit GcvPA; its protein translation is MPFIPHTDDDTREMLATIGADSIEDLFDEIPSGLRATSLDRIPAGRNEMAVNRLLQECAAKDTQPLSFLGAGAYEHHIPAAVWQLTTRGEFYTAYTPYQAEASQGTLQLLYEFQTMMAELTAMDVSNASLYDGASALAEAVLMAVRANRKSKSKRILMPATVHPTYRSVVNTIVRHQGIKLELVDYDRQGGHIDPASLPAEPGDITALVIPQPNFFGSLEDADALTDWAQQHGALVIAVVNPTAMALIKPPGEWGNGEGADIVCGEGQPLGAPLASGGPYFGFMCCAQQHVRQMPGRIIGRTTDLEGKSGYVLTLQAREQHIRRSKATSNICTNQGLLTTAATIYLALVGQQGLQQTAAHSHANTRKLAEALGAIAGVELIFNRPYFHEAVLRLPKPAAEVLVELDRLGILGGFDLAADYPELGNALLVCATETKTDADIEQFAAALRKVLG
- the gcvT gene encoding glycine cleavage system aminomethyltransferase GcvT, with amino-acid sequence MSQALSAVQRTPQRTPLYDRHLAANAKIVDFAGWEMPIHYGSQLEEHHQVRTDAGMFDVSHMVVLDLTGAGVTAFLRHLLANDVARTQTPGKALYSCLLNERGGVIDDLIVYFMNDSWYRMVVNAATRDKDLAWITAQAISANKKGSGVEIRERDDLAMIAVQGPNARDKAHAALGATLDPARELRPFFAIECGEWYVARTGYTGEDGYEIMVPAEQAGATWDALLAAGVHPIGLGARDTLRLEAGMNLYGQDMNEDISPLEAGLGWTVAFEPQERDFIGRAALEKQRADGPAFRLVGLILEDRGVLRAHQRVVTGQGEGEITSGSFSPTLGKSIALARVPATTQDRCQVEIRGKQLAARIVKYPFARNGKACTE